The sequence GCCGCGGGCGCGGCCTCGACCGCCGGCGCGGCGGGGATCGGCGCGGGCGCCGCCGTCGGCTCGATCGCCGGAGGCGCCGCCGCGGGGGGCACCTCGACCCCCACCGCGGCCGCGCTCGGCGGCGGCGTCGTGTTCTCCGGGAGGGTCACCCGGGCCACGAACCCGTTCTGCACCTCGTAGGCCACGTCGTCGACGATCACCGAGTCGGCGTAGTGCTCGCCGCCCGCCCCCTCGACCTGGGCGATGGTCTTCACCTTGCCGATCAGCCCGGCCGAGTCGGCCTCCTCCCCCAGGAGGCGCACGAAGCGCACCGCCGGCTCGAGCACGTAGGAGCGGCGGTCCCCCCGGATGGTCATCACGTGACCCGAGAAGTCGATCTTGCCGGACATCATCCAGCTGTCGAGCATCTCCTGGGCTACGAAGAGGAAGTCGGACATGGTGCTCCCTGAAACTTTCCGGCGGACGTGTACGGGCGCCGACCCGCGTCGAGGTCCCATCCTATCCACGCACGCCCGGAAAGACAGCCTTGACCGACACCGCCGGTGGGGTAGAACCGCCCTCCCCGTCCGGCGCCGGAGCGCCGATCACCCCGACCCAGGAGAGCACCCATGGCAGGCGAGCACGTCCTCGAGTTCACCGATAGCAACTGGCAGGCGGAGGTCGTCTCGTCGGATCAGCCCGTCCTGGTCGACTTCTGGGCTCCCTGGTGCGGCCCCTGCCGCGCCATCGCCCCCCACGTCGAGGCGCTCGCCGCGCAGTACGCGGGCAAGGCCCGGGTCGGCAAGGTCAACGTCGACGACAACCAGCAGGTCGCCGGCCAGTACGGCGTCCGCAGCATCCCCACCGTC is a genomic window of Deltaproteobacteria bacterium containing:
- the trxA gene encoding thioredoxin, coding for MAGEHVLEFTDSNWQAEVVSSDQPVLVDFWAPWCGPCRAIAPHVEALAAQYAGKARVGKVNVDDNQQVAGQYGVRSIPTVLVIKGGQVVDQVVGAVGKDKLDAMLSAQL